A stretch of Dyella sp. BiH032 DNA encodes these proteins:
- a CDS encoding GNAT family N-acetyltransferase has protein sequence MTRVRLAGQGDAGTLTELRCAFLEEMGQTLPDGFSDHLRDWIETALGAGRLHAWLAEREGRVIGSAAVNPYPHMPSANYPTGLGWYLLNVYVKPTHRHDGVGAALLAAVGSAAREQGVDAMTLHATAQARSLYERLGFKPSPDAMRLALA, from the coding sequence ATGACCAGGGTCAGGCTGGCGGGACAGGGCGATGCGGGCACGCTGACGGAGTTGCGCTGCGCGTTTCTGGAGGAAATGGGGCAGACGCTGCCGGACGGGTTCTCCGACCATCTGCGCGACTGGATCGAGACGGCGCTGGGCGCCGGGCGCCTGCATGCCTGGCTCGCCGAGCGGGAAGGGCGGGTGATCGGCAGTGCGGCGGTGAACCCGTATCCGCACATGCCTTCCGCCAACTATCCCACGGGGCTGGGCTGGTATCTGCTGAACGTCTATGTGAAGCCCACGCACCGGCACGACGGCGTGGGCGCTGCGTTGCTGGCGGCGGTGGGCTCGGCGGCGCGGGAGCAGGGCGTGGATGCGATGACGCTGCATGCCACGGCGCAGGCGCGAAGCCTGTACGAGCGCCTGGGTTTCAAGCCTTCGCCGGACGCCATGCGCCTGGCGCTGGCCTGA
- a CDS encoding type II toxin-antitoxin system RatA family toxin — MIEIRRSALVKYSPAQMFDLVNEVEAYPKRFPWCAGADVLERGENMLVARLDLKFAGFRQSFTTRNTVDPPHRLQMSLVDGPFRSLEGVWDFIALGDAGCKINFALDFDYAGRLGGTALKLGFQGLASRMVEDFCREAERTYG, encoded by the coding sequence GTGATCGAAATCCGCCGCAGCGCGCTGGTGAAGTACTCCCCGGCGCAGATGTTCGACCTGGTCAATGAGGTCGAAGCATACCCAAAGCGCTTCCCCTGGTGTGCTGGCGCCGACGTGCTGGAGCGCGGGGAGAACATGCTGGTGGCGCGGCTGGATCTCAAGTTCGCCGGTTTCCGGCAGAGTTTCACCACCCGCAATACGGTCGATCCGCCGCATCGCTTGCAGATGAGCTTGGTGGACGGTCCGTTCCGCAGCCTGGAGGGGGTGTGGGACTTCATCGCCCTGGGCGATGCCGGCTGCAAGATCAACTTCGCCCTCGATTTCGACTATGCCGGCCGCCTGGGCGGTACGGCGCTGAAGCTGGGTTTCCAGGGGCTCGCCAGCCGCATGGTCGAGGATTTCTGCCGCGAGGCCGAACGCACCTATGGTTGA
- the fur gene encoding ferric iron uptake transcriptional regulator, which yields MEQETKELRKAGLKVTHPRMRILQILEEEEVHHLTAEDIYKKLLAHQEDIGLATVYRVLTQFEAAGIVVKHNFEGGQAVYELDRGKHHDHMIDVDSGKVIEFVSEEIERLQHEIAAKHGYVIEDHSLVLYVRPKSRGR from the coding sequence ATGGAACAGGAAACCAAGGAACTGCGCAAAGCCGGGCTGAAAGTGACCCACCCCCGCATGCGCATCCTTCAGATCCTCGAAGAGGAGGAGGTCCATCACCTCACCGCCGAGGACATCTACAAGAAGCTGCTCGCCCACCAGGAAGACATCGGGCTAGCCACCGTCTATCGGGTACTGACCCAGTTCGAGGCGGCCGGCATCGTGGTCAAGCACAACTTCGAGGGCGGCCAGGCCGTCTACGAGCTGGACCGGGGCAAGCACCACGACCACATGATCGACGTGGACAGCGGAAAGGTGATCGAGTTCGTCAGCGAGGAGATCGAGCGCCTCCAGCATGAAATCGCGGCCAAGCACGGCTACGTGATCGAGGACCACAGCCTGGTGCTGTACGTGCGGCCGAAGTCGCGCGGACGCTGA
- a CDS encoding RnfH family protein — protein sequence MVERIAVEVVYAEAGRQWVLPVELPAGATVMQAIEASGLLAEVPGLEVDPARLGVFSRKAAPDRVLEAGDRVEIYRPLTLDPKEARRRRAQGG from the coding sequence ATGGTTGAGCGGATCGCGGTGGAAGTGGTCTACGCCGAGGCGGGGCGCCAGTGGGTGCTGCCGGTGGAGTTGCCGGCCGGGGCCACGGTGATGCAGGCGATCGAGGCGTCCGGTCTGCTGGCGGAAGTGCCCGGCTTGGAGGTCGACCCGGCGCGGCTGGGGGTGTTTTCCCGGAAAGCGGCACCGGACCGCGTGCTGGAAGCGGGCGACCGGGTGGAGATCTACCGGCCGCTCACGCTCGATCCGAAGGAGGCGCGCCGGCGGCGCGCCCAGGGCGGCTGA
- the smpB gene encoding SsrA-binding protein SmpB: protein MAKAKDKDNKGTGTIALNKRARHEYHIDQRYEAGIALQGWELKALRAGRINFGDSYAVVLKGEIFLVGTSIPPLISASTHVIAEDRRTRKLLLHKEEIDQLVGAVERKGYTMVPIALYWKGNKVKVEIGLARGKQAHDKREAEKERDWQREKQRIMRAHNRA, encoded by the coding sequence ATGGCCAAGGCTAAGGACAAAGACAACAAAGGTACCGGCACCATCGCGCTCAACAAGCGCGCCCGCCACGAGTACCACATCGACCAGCGCTACGAGGCGGGCATCGCCCTGCAGGGCTGGGAGCTGAAGGCGCTGCGCGCCGGCCGCATCAATTTCGGCGACAGCTACGCCGTGGTGCTGAAGGGCGAGATCTTCCTCGTCGGCACCTCCATCCCGCCCCTGATCAGCGCCTCCACCCACGTGATCGCCGAGGACCGGCGCACGCGCAAGCTGCTGCTGCACAAGGAAGAGATCGACCAGCTGGTCGGTGCGGTGGAGCGCAAGGGCTACACCATGGTGCCCATCGCGCTGTACTGGAAGGGCAACAAGGTGAAGGTGGAGATCGGCCTGGCGCGCGGCAAGCAGGCGCACGACAAGCGCGAAGCCGAGAAAGAACGCGACTGGCAGCGCGAGAAGCAGCGCATCATGCGCGCCCACAATCGCGCCTGA
- the bamE gene encoding outer membrane protein assembly factor BamE: MHKLIRTLGFALLGLSLASCRLIYTPDVQQGNLLDKKNVDQLKPGMTKRQVLVLMGSPSVATPFDQNRWDYVSTQQHRGGPIKVRTLSLTFNNDALVRTEGDFFAEDAKKLVEEQKKFRAGYPVDETAGDKTKTPDEQKDGK, translated from the coding sequence ATGCACAAGCTGATCCGCACGCTGGGTTTCGCCTTGCTGGGCCTCTCCCTGGCCAGCTGCCGACTCATCTATACCCCCGACGTGCAGCAGGGCAACCTGCTCGACAAGAAGAACGTCGATCAGCTCAAGCCGGGCATGACCAAGCGCCAGGTCCTGGTGCTGATGGGCTCTCCCTCCGTGGCCACGCCCTTCGACCAGAACCGCTGGGATTACGTCTCCACGCAGCAGCACCGCGGCGGCCCGATCAAGGTCCGCACGCTCAGCCTTACGTTCAATAACGACGCCCTGGTGCGCACCGAAGGCGATTTCTTCGCCGAGGACGCCAAGAAATTGGTCGAGGAGCAGAAGAAGTTCCGTGCCGGCTACCCGGTGGACGAAACCGCCGGCGACAAGACGAAGACGCCGGACGAGCAGAAGGACGGCAAGTAA
- a CDS encoding sensor histidine kinase: MNRPPSFLYAAMAMAGGVAWLAVGLELWFGPIVPTAQASALPVRQWVPGLHALFAAVFLASLAWRPRRAVHLLLAAALVGMALLLVALYRYNSAAALLIIPMLTFATLLPTRGLVAVYAIANLLLLAIVLAFRQMDTPYTYVGLHASLQLLAILLVTSMLRTEHARAQLAQAHAELLATRGVLAEIARGQERLRLSRELHDVAGHKLTALRLNLSALKHNPQLDQAQTIALCTSLTEELLDDLRAVVHQLRLHDGLDLSAALQSMAAPFPRPRVQLDIAGHARVQTVEQADALLRAFQEGLTNAARHGDAAQLWVRLHRDGDEIVLDMRDDGQGSGAPQAGHGLTGMHERLQALGGGLEFGHVNGHGFHLRAWLPVCP; encoded by the coding sequence ATGAACCGGCCACCCTCCTTCCTGTACGCCGCGATGGCCATGGCCGGAGGGGTCGCCTGGCTGGCCGTCGGGCTGGAGCTATGGTTCGGCCCTATCGTGCCGACAGCGCAGGCAAGCGCACTGCCCGTGCGCCAGTGGGTACCGGGTCTGCATGCACTGTTTGCCGCAGTGTTCCTGGCATCGCTCGCCTGGCGCCCGCGCCGCGCCGTGCACCTGCTGCTGGCCGCCGCGCTGGTGGGCATGGCGTTGCTGCTGGTCGCGCTCTATCGCTACAACTCGGCGGCGGCGCTGCTGATCATCCCGATGCTGACCTTTGCCACCCTGCTGCCGACGCGCGGGCTGGTCGCGGTCTATGCCATCGCCAACCTTCTGCTGCTGGCCATCGTCCTGGCGTTTCGCCAGATGGATACGCCTTATACCTACGTCGGCCTGCACGCCAGCCTGCAGTTGCTGGCCATTCTGCTGGTCACCTCGATGTTGCGCACGGAACACGCCCGCGCACAGCTCGCGCAGGCGCATGCGGAACTGCTGGCGACACGCGGCGTACTGGCGGAGATCGCACGCGGCCAGGAGCGGCTACGGCTATCGCGCGAGCTGCACGACGTGGCCGGCCACAAGCTCACCGCGCTGCGCCTCAATCTCAGTGCGCTCAAACACAATCCCCAGCTCGACCAGGCCCAGACCATCGCCCTGTGCACCAGCCTCACCGAAGAGCTGCTGGATGACCTGCGCGCCGTGGTGCATCAGTTGCGCCTCCACGATGGCTTGGATTTAAGTGCCGCCCTACAAAGCATGGCCGCCCCCTTTCCACGTCCACGCGTGCAGCTGGACATCGCCGGCCACGCGCGCGTGCAGACGGTGGAACAAGCCGATGCACTCCTGCGCGCTTTCCAGGAAGGTCTGACCAACGCCGCCCGCCATGGCGATGCCGCTCAGCTATGGGTACGCCTGCACCGCGACGGCGACGAGATCGTGCTGGACATGCGCGACGACGGCCAAGGCAGCGGCGCACCGCAGGCCGGCCATGGCCTCACCGGCATGCACGAGCGCTTGCAGGCACTAGGTGGCGGTCTCGAATTCGGCCACGTGAACGGCCATGGCTTCCATCTGCGCGCGTGGCTCCCCGTATGCCCCTGA
- a CDS encoding site-specific integrase: protein MKTQEMRFDPWGFVIPEAVNYSIEITPDGTRRIQALGPADHAMALEMLRAMDAHHHPTTLPAIPAAPPATASTEPSPLLSERISVFLAQFKQKLRAAANVLDTSHTLRLFLGAIGDKPIATVGTDDIDTFLAAIADWPVNANKKTEYKDLDVPGVLALSRRLRPPTIAERTQEKHLDRLRVFLNWCVKRRHLPDNPASDVHVMTRAQEDERSRRAFLPSELQALFDPERRDQHCRTPSRWWIPLLALYSGARVNELAQLNTADIEQVQHVWGFHVATRFAGQHLKNPKTKRFVPLHPVLLDAGFLAYVADVTQAQNQATGPLFPGLGKLGGDKVGDWWNRTYMPLCGVNDDKLVFHCFRHTFATFAERAGMLEGRIARITGHSTKGSILSEFYIDPPTLFERFETVNAVKHELPPPTPYVPRSVGVFFPKLDRVQQRRTAVEASEARQVKSPRRAT from the coding sequence TTGAAGACCCAGGAAATGCGGTTTGATCCATGGGGATTTGTCATTCCTGAGGCGGTGAACTACTCCATCGAAATCACACCGGATGGCACACGTCGCATCCAGGCCTTGGGGCCCGCCGATCACGCCATGGCGCTGGAAATGCTTCGGGCGATGGACGCACACCATCACCCCACAACGTTACCAGCCATACCAGCCGCGCCACCAGCCACGGCGTCGACCGAGCCCTCACCTCTTTTGTCCGAACGCATCTCGGTGTTCCTCGCGCAGTTCAAACAAAAGCTGCGAGCCGCGGCCAACGTGTTGGACACCAGCCACACGTTGCGACTGTTTCTGGGCGCCATCGGCGACAAACCGATCGCCACCGTTGGCACCGATGACATCGACACGTTCCTGGCGGCGATCGCCGATTGGCCGGTGAATGCCAACAAGAAAACCGAATACAAAGATCTGGATGTCCCGGGGGTGCTTGCCCTGTCACGTCGACTTCGCCCACCGACGATCGCCGAGCGCACGCAAGAAAAGCATTTGGACCGATTGAGGGTGTTTCTCAACTGGTGCGTCAAGCGCCGGCATTTGCCCGACAACCCTGCGTCTGACGTGCATGTGATGACGCGTGCCCAAGAAGACGAACGCAGCCGGCGTGCCTTCCTCCCCAGCGAACTACAAGCCTTGTTCGATCCGGAACGTCGTGACCAACATTGCCGCACACCTTCGCGCTGGTGGATCCCACTGCTCGCGTTGTATAGCGGCGCGCGCGTCAATGAACTGGCCCAGCTCAACACAGCCGATATTGAACAAGTGCAGCATGTCTGGGGCTTTCATGTTGCCACCCGATTTGCTGGGCAACATTTGAAGAACCCAAAGACAAAACGCTTTGTTCCACTCCACCCCGTGCTACTCGATGCGGGATTTCTCGCCTATGTCGCCGACGTCACCCAGGCTCAGAACCAAGCCACTGGGCCGCTTTTTCCTGGTCTTGGCAAATTAGGCGGCGACAAAGTGGGCGACTGGTGGAACCGCACTTATATGCCGCTGTGTGGCGTCAACGACGACAAGCTCGTGTTTCATTGTTTCCGGCACACCTTTGCAACCTTCGCTGAGCGAGCAGGAATGTTGGAAGGCCGCATTGCGCGGATCACGGGACACAGCACCAAGGGCTCGATCCTGTCGGAGTTTTACATCGACCCACCGACCCTCTTTGAGCGCTTTGAAACAGTCAACGCCGTCAAACACGAGCTGCCGCCACCCACGCCGTATGTCCCTCGCTCCGTTGGCGTCTTCTTTCCGAAGCTGGATCGCGTGCAACAACGGCGTACGGCTGTGGAGGCGAGTGAGGCGCGCCAAGTAAAAAGTCCTCGACGTGCAACCTAA
- a CDS encoding ImmA/IrrE family metallo-endopeptidase, which yields MNKPLKARIAELRHLYQNPYAFIEYLDELDEPTSVPMELADADGAKLSASRKVLEDPYAYLDGDGGFSAGIVEATITTRSNDAGSKGAHAASSNNRKRRYNDAEIEAKAIALQRRLWRERDQLWEGAPPTNPIEVLDIRKALGLVGYDLVFESGLGNDPRTHIEVAGLIDRDAKVVKASLQFVEPAYQRFTLAHELGHAVLHPDGGGIHRDRPLDGMTRSREPGEREADRFATFFLMPEKLLRECFVQRFGTECFVLTDDTAFALSRTTSDAVQEKNPTLRHLARTLAAAETYNSRASKSLAAQFGVSVGAMAIRLEELGLLKA from the coding sequence GTGAACAAGCCTTTGAAAGCACGTATTGCCGAACTCCGGCATTTGTATCAGAACCCATATGCGTTCATCGAATACTTGGACGAACTTGATGAGCCAACATCGGTGCCGATGGAGTTGGCTGACGCCGATGGCGCAAAGCTAAGTGCGAGCCGCAAGGTATTGGAAGATCCCTACGCCTACTTGGATGGGGATGGTGGTTTCAGTGCAGGCATCGTCGAGGCAACGATCACCACGCGTTCGAACGATGCGGGATCGAAGGGCGCACATGCGGCTTCTTCCAACAATCGGAAGCGCCGTTATAACGATGCAGAGATCGAGGCCAAGGCCATCGCATTGCAACGCCGGCTTTGGCGCGAGCGAGATCAATTGTGGGAAGGTGCGCCGCCCACGAACCCGATCGAGGTGTTGGACATCCGCAAAGCGCTGGGTCTCGTCGGCTATGACCTCGTTTTTGAAAGTGGGCTGGGTAACGACCCGAGAACCCATATTGAAGTGGCTGGCCTGATTGACCGCGATGCAAAGGTGGTCAAGGCGTCACTTCAGTTTGTGGAGCCGGCCTATCAGCGGTTCACCCTGGCCCATGAGCTGGGGCACGCGGTTCTTCATCCCGATGGCGGCGGCATCCATCGGGATCGGCCGCTTGATGGTATGACGCGCTCCCGGGAACCAGGCGAGCGCGAGGCTGACCGCTTCGCCACCTTCTTCCTGATGCCAGAAAAGCTGCTAAGAGAATGCTTCGTGCAACGGTTTGGCACCGAGTGCTTTGTATTGACGGACGACACCGCGTTTGCTCTATCCAGAACGACGAGCGATGCGGTGCAGGAAAAGAACCCCACGCTGCGCCATCTCGCGCGGACGCTTGCCGCGGCGGAAACCTACAACTCACGTGCCTCCAAATCGCTGGCTGCCCAGTTCGGGGTTTCGGTTGGAGCGATGGCTATTCGCCTTGAGGAGTTGGGCTTGTTGAAGGCGTGA
- a CDS encoding serine hydrolase, producing the protein MNRTAGRLLKRGAIVVAFLLIIALGITAIPAITVGGRNDFATSLPKAGVVHPEAIRQAYGFLAKDTRFDAFVALQDGQELARWGEADLPINTHSVRKSLLSGLYGIAVEKGYVRLDQTLAELGIDDNVVPLTAMEKSATVRDLLMSRSGVYIEAAGEVQGMKDRRPRRGSHRPGEFFYYNNWDFNVLGVIFEQRTGMSIGQAFNEWIAKPTGMTRFKPEHVIYEQPRYTQHRQFVIFLSAADLARFGMLYANGGRWGTAQVIPEHWVAESTRAYSAVNDMDPFTGYGYLWWIDSDGYVWADGWGGQFMLVDARRHQVLVARNDTGRSLLQMGWFVLFDGDGWRSHQQRLHALMVEAVDKT; encoded by the coding sequence ATGAACCGCACTGCTGGACGACTGTTGAAAAGAGGCGCGATCGTTGTGGCATTCCTGCTGATCATCGCGCTGGGCATCACGGCCATACCCGCCATTACCGTCGGCGGCCGCAATGACTTCGCCACCAGCTTGCCGAAAGCCGGCGTGGTCCATCCCGAGGCCATTCGGCAGGCGTACGGCTTCCTGGCCAAGGACACGCGCTTCGACGCCTTCGTCGCCTTGCAGGACGGCCAGGAGCTGGCCCGCTGGGGCGAGGCGGATCTGCCGATCAACACGCACTCGGTGCGCAAAAGCCTGTTGAGCGGGCTGTACGGCATCGCGGTGGAAAAGGGTTACGTGCGGCTGGACCAGACGCTGGCCGAGCTGGGTATCGACGACAACGTCGTGCCGCTGACGGCGATGGAGAAGAGCGCGACGGTGCGCGACCTGCTGATGTCGCGTTCGGGCGTCTATATCGAGGCGGCTGGTGAGGTGCAGGGCATGAAAGACCGGCGGCCGCGCCGCGGCTCGCATCGGCCCGGTGAGTTCTTCTACTACAACAACTGGGACTTCAACGTGCTGGGCGTGATCTTCGAACAGCGCACCGGCATGAGCATCGGCCAGGCCTTCAACGAATGGATCGCCAAGCCCACCGGCATGACGCGCTTCAAGCCGGAGCACGTGATCTACGAGCAGCCGCGCTATACGCAGCATCGCCAGTTCGTGATCTTTCTGTCGGCCGCCGATCTCGCCCGGTTCGGCATGCTGTACGCCAACGGCGGGCGATGGGGAACGGCTCAGGTAATTCCCGAGCATTGGGTGGCGGAGAGTACGCGTGCCTACTCGGCCGTGAACGATATGGACCCGTTCACCGGCTATGGCTACCTGTGGTGGATCGATAGCGACGGCTACGTGTGGGCCGATGGATGGGGCGGCCAGTTCATGCTCGTCGATGCCCGCCGCCACCAGGTGCTGGTGGCGCGCAACGATACCGGCCGCAGCTTGTTGCAGATGGGGTGGTTCGTGCTGTTCGACGGGGATGGATGGCGCAGCCATCAGCAGCGGTTGCATGCGCTGATGGTGGAGGCGGTGGATAAGACCTGA
- a CDS encoding helix-turn-helix transcriptional regulator codes for MATRTLKTKSVDRGEYAVAWALLKSARLAAKLSQRELAAKLGRTQTFVADVELGRRRADILQLYEWTHACGITLAAYAHQVEATLDSLPKHLPSAVRVPKPRAPKK; via the coding sequence ATGGCAACGCGAACACTGAAAACGAAGAGCGTCGACCGCGGCGAATACGCCGTGGCCTGGGCATTGCTCAAATCCGCGCGTCTGGCCGCAAAACTCTCGCAGCGTGAACTAGCCGCCAAGCTGGGCCGAACCCAAACCTTCGTGGCTGATGTCGAGTTGGGGCGTCGAAGGGCTGACATCCTTCAGCTCTACGAATGGACACACGCCTGCGGCATCACGTTGGCGGCTTACGCGCATCAGGTCGAGGCCACTCTGGACTCATTGCCCAAGCATCTGCCCAGTGCCGTTCGGGTTCCGAAACCGCGCGCGCCAAAGAAGTAG